From Acidobacteriota bacterium:
TCGCTAAACTGGTGTCATGTCTACACAGCCTCACGGCGTGAATCGCCGGACTTTCCTGTCCCTGACCGGCGTCGCTCTCGGCGCCGCACCTTTTCACGCGCTCGCCGGCCGCGCCGCGGCGGCCACTCGTGGACAGTCGTCCGTCGGGGGCGGGACTCCGGCCGAGGTCGGCTACGGCCCGCTCCAGCCGGTCCGGGACGAGACGACGGGCCTTCCGTTGCTGCACCTCCCGGCGGGCTTCCGCTACCTGACATTCGGCTGGACCGGCGACCCGCTGGCCGACGGACGGGCGACGCCGCCGGCACACGACGGCATGGCGGCCTTCGCGGCAACGGGCAGCCGCATCCGCCTCATCCGCAACCACGAGATCCGTTCGGGCGGGGCGTTCGCGGACGACCCGCTCTACGACGCGATCGGCGGGGGCGGCACCACCACCATCGAGTTCGATACGGCGGCCGGGTCGGTCCACGAGGCATGGACGAGCCTGGCCGGAACGGCCGTCAACTGCGCGGGCGGCCCGACGCCGTGGGGCTCGTGGCTCACCTGCGAGGAGACCGTCCTCGGGCCGGGCGCCGAGCCCTCGTTTCTGGAGTCGTTGCGCCAGCGGCTCGCGACCCCGGACTACGAGAAGCCGCACGGGTACGTGTTCGAAGTCCCGGCCGACGGATCCGCGTCGGCGGAGCCGTACCGGGCGATGGGCCGGTTCGTCCACGAGGCGGTAAGCATCGATCCGGCAACCGGCATCGTGTACGAGACCGAGGACCAGGGAGCCTCGGGGTTCTATCGGTTCCTGCCCGAAGAGGCCGGCGTGCTCTCCGCCGGCGGGCGCCTCGAGATGCTCTGCATCGCGGACACGCCGCGAGCCGATCTTCGCACCGGCCAGTCGGCAGAACTGTGGCGGCCGGTGTCCTGGGCCCCAATCGACGATCCGGACCCGGCCGAGGTCGACCAGGGCAGCGTGTTCGGTCAGGGCGTCGCCGGAGGCGGGGCGGCCTTCGCGCGGCTCGAAGGAACCTGGTACGGCGACGGCCGGATCTACATCGTGTCGACCACTGGCGGCGAGGCCGCGGCGGGGCAGGTCTGGGAGTACGACCCGCGCGGCGAACGCGTGCGGCTGATCTTCGAGTCGCCCGGGAAGGACGTGCTGGACATGCCCGACAACCTCTGCGTGAGCCCGCGCGGGGGCCTCGTGCTGTGCGAGGACGGCGGCGTGGACAACTTCGTCCGGGGACTCACCGTCGACGGCTCGATCTTCTCCTTCGCCCGCAACAACGTCTTCCTCGACGGCGAGA
This genomic window contains:
- a CDS encoding DUF839 domain-containing protein; protein product: MSTQPHGVNRRTFLSLTGVALGAAPFHALAGRAAAATRGQSSVGGGTPAEVGYGPLQPVRDETTGLPLLHLPAGFRYLTFGWTGDPLADGRATPPAHDGMAAFAATGSRIRLIRNHEIRSGGAFADDPLYDAIGGGGTTTIEFDTAAGSVHEAWTSLAGTAVNCAGGPTPWGSWLTCEETVLGPGAEPSFLESLRQRLATPDYEKPHGYVFEVPADGSASAEPYRAMGRFVHEAVSIDPATGIVYETEDQGASGFYRFLPEEAGVLSAGGRLEMLCIADTPRADLRTGQSAELWRPVSWAPIDDPDPAEVDQGSVFGQGVAGGGAAFARLEGTWYGDGRIYIVSTTGGEAAAGQVWEYDPRGERVRLIFESPGKDVLDMPDNLCVSPRGGLVLCEDGGVDNFVRGLTVDGSIFSFARNNVFLDGEKNGISGDFRTREFAGATYSPDGRWLFFNAQTPGITFAVTGPWADGPL